A genomic region of Cannabis sativa cultivar Pink pepper isolate KNU-18-1 chromosome 1, ASM2916894v1, whole genome shotgun sequence contains the following coding sequences:
- the LOC115706666 gene encoding ABC transporter D family member 2, chloroplastic gives MTMTFVSQHPHFSFSSLHFHSNYSLPMPSSTTSANTPTLRRNRRKLNLTSSFLCRNSATERLPSPPLPDKEVKRKVPDLQTLLRRFWKVAAPYWSSDDKAQARLRLAGVFALTLGTTGISVGFNFLGRDFYNALANKDQEQFSKQLLYYLGAFAGGIPVFVLRDYARDTLALRWRSWMTSYYMERYLKNQTFYKIQSQSIIDNPDQRIVDDLSSFTGTALSFSLTIFNAVVDLISFSNILLGIYPPLFIVLLVYSVGGTAISIFLGRELVSLNFLQEKKEADFRYGLVRIRENAESIAFYGGEENEMRLLLQRFKSAFENLSQLLISSRNLDFFTSGYRYLIQILPAALVAPMYFSGKIEFGVINQSVSAFNHILGDVSLVVYQIQAISAFSAIIDRLGEFEDVLDSSGSSNSSSDPVEEIHLAYCRTGGSPNLASNGSVPVDKCQKLLDVESLTVQTPGSQSTLVEDLSFVINQKEHLLITGPSGSGKTSLLRAMAGLWNTGRGKITFYVEDEEDLQPHTPSDLSPLETDTARDLDIKIERSVSRNSRSVFFLPQRPYMVLGTLRQQLLYPTWSVDAIPTADGDSDTLPFLMGISNSENTSSERNKPTTEDIVQVLENVRLGYLLSRFNLDSTYEWSSVLSLGEQQRLAFARILLSKPSLILLDESTSALDESNEAHLYQEADKAGITFISVGHRRTLYGFHRRRLNISTMDSIKNQQNWHIELIDHGSSYNLSSL, from the exons ATGACGATGACCTTTGTTTCACAACATCCCCATTTCTCATTCTCATCTCTCCATTTCCATTCAAATTATTCTCTCCCAATGCCTTCTTCCACCACCTCTGCAAATACTCCAACACTTCGCCGCAACAGGAGGAAGCTTAATCTCACTTCTTCCTTCTTATGTCGTAACTCGGCCACGGAACGACTCCCCTCGCCTCCATTACCAGATAAG GAAGTGAAGAGGAAGGTTCCGGATCTGCAGACGCTGCTCAGGCGATTCTGGAAGGTGGCGGCTCCTTATTGGTCGTCTGATGACAAAGCTCAAGCCAGGTTGCGACTCGCTGGTGTTTTTGCTCTTACTCTTGGTACAACTGGTATTAGCGTTGGCTTCAATTTTCTTGGCCGTGATTTCTACAATGCCCTAGCCA ACAAGGACCAAGAACAATTTTCCAAACAACTGCTCTACTACTTGGGTGCCTTCGCTGGTGGAATTCCG GTTTTTGTGCTGAGAGATTATGCAAGAGATACTCTTGCTCTGAGATGGAGGTCTTGGATGACAAGCTATTACATGGAACGCTACCTAAAGAACCAAACCTTTTACAAAATTCAATCACAATCAATTATTGATAACCCAGATCAGAGGATTGTTGATGATCTTAGTTCTTTCACGGGCACCGCCCTTTCCTTCTCATTAACGATTTTCAATGCAGTGGTGGATTTGATTTCATTCAGTAACATCTTGCTTGGTATCTATCCTCCACTGTTTATTGTTCTTCTTGTATATTCCGTCGGTGGAACAGCTATAAGTATCTTTCTTGGAAGG gaattggtcaGTCTAAACTTCTTGCAAGAAAAAAAGGAAGCAGATTTTCGTTATGGCCTTGTGCGCATCCGAGAGAATGCTGAATCGATTGCTTTCTATGGTGGTGAAGAAAATGAAATGCGACTTCTGCTGCAACGATTCAAAAGTGCTTTTGAAAATCTAAGT CAATTGCTGATTTCTTCGAGAAATCTTGACTTTTTCACCAGTGGCTATCGCTACCTCATTCAAATCCTTCCTGCTGCTCTTGTTGCTCCTATGTATTTCTCAGGAAAAATAGAGTTCGGTGTCATTAATCAGTCAGTATCTGCTTTTAATCATATCCTTGGGGATGTTTCTCTAGTCGTGTACCAGATTCAAGCTATCAGCGCATTTTCAGCAATAATCGATCGACTAG GTGAATTTGAGGATGTTCTGGATAGTAGTGGGAGTTCCAACAGTAGTTCTGATCCTGTAGAGGAGATACATCTCGCATACTGTAGAACTGGTGGCTCACCCAATCTTGCATCAAATGGATCTGTACCTGTTGATAAGTGCCAAAAGTTACTGGATGTAGAGAGCTTGACAGTACAGACTCCCGGAAGTCAATCTACATTAGTCGAAGATTTGTCTTTTGTAATTAACCAGAAGGAGCATCTATTG ATCACTGGACCTAGTGGCAGTGGTAAGACTTCTTTATTAAGAGCTATGGCTGGTCTTTGGAATACTGGAAGAGGAAAGATCACATTTTATGTGGAAGATGAAGAAGATCTCCAGCCTCACACTCCTTCAGATTTGAGTCCTCTTGAAACCGATACTGCTCGTGATTTAGACATAAAGATTGAAAGATCCGTATCTAGAAACAGCAGAAGTGTATTTTTCCTTCCTCAAAGACCATACATGGTTTTGGGAACACTTCGTCAACAATTACTTTATCCAACATGGTCTGTTGATGCAATTCCCACGGCAGATGGAGATAGCG ATACACTTCCTTTCTTGATGGGCATATCAAACTCTGAGAATACAAGTTCTGAACGTAATAAGCCCACAACAGAGGATATAGTACAGGTTTTGGAGAATGTCCGGCTTGGATATTTGTTGTCTCGTTTCAATCTTGATTCAACATATGAATGGTCTAGTGTTTTATCCTTGGGGGAGCAACAACGTCTTGCTTTTGCACGTATTTTGCTTTCAAAACCAAGTTTGATTCTATTAGATGAGTCAACAAGTGCTTTGGATGAGTCTAATGAG GCTCATTTGTATCAAGAAGCTGACAAAGCTGGTATAACATTTATTAGTGTTGGCCACAGGCGAACCCTTTACGGCTTCCATAGGAGAAGATTGAACATATCGACTATGGATTCCATCAAAAATCAGCAAAATTGGCACATCGAATTGATCGACCATGGCAGTTCGTATAATTTGTCAAGTTTGtag